A stretch of DNA from Globicephala melas chromosome 4, mGloMel1.2, whole genome shotgun sequence:
AACGACCAATTAGTAGAACATCATGAACAGACAGCTTTACCAGCCCAGGAACAGCTGCGACCCAAGCCCCAGCTGGAGCAAGAAAACATCAAAAGCTCTTCTCCCTCTTCAGATTTTGCAAAGGAAGAAGTGATTGGCATGGTAACCAGAGCGCACAAGGATACCTTTATGTATAATCAGGAGCAGCGAGAAAACTCGGCAGAGACCGTGCAGCCGCAGAGAGAACGGATTCCTAAGAACATGGAGCAATATAATTTGAATCATGACCGTTGTGGCAGTGGGCTTAGCAGCCACTTTCCTTGTAGTGAGAGCCAGCAGCACCTCGGTGGACAGTACAAAGGGAGGAACGTAATGCATTACGCCAATGGGCATGCCATTTGTATTACAAATGGACATTGTGTGAACTTCTCCAATGCTTATACTCAGAGAGTATGTGATAGAGTTTCCATAGATGGATGTTCTCAGAATGAGAACGAGAATAGTTACCTGTGCAACACTGGAGGGAGAATGCATCTGGTATAGTGAAATCACTTCTTTTGCTCACTTTGTATCAAGGAAAGCTTTGAAGGCTTTCTTTTATTCAGAGGACAGGGGCGGGGGTGTCAGAAAACCTGAGATTTACAGAATCAATTTTGCGTAGTACTTTaggtcaaatatttttaataaacatcatttgttgaatgaGCTGATTTCATACAGAGCTAGGTACAGGCGTGTTATTTGATTGGTACTATGATTGGGATTaggattttatgtaaaatatggtTCATGAAGAATCGGTCCTAATTCTTAGAAATCCTTTTCAAACTTGAAGCGTTCTGGTTAAGCATTGCCTTCCTAGCTTTGGGATTTTCTCAGAGGGCTGATCTTTTAGCTTGCCATGGTCAGTAATTCCTTGATTTAGAAGGAAAGTGTTTTCTTTAACCATTATGATGCAAAAAGGTCTTTGGATATAGAACATGGATGTTTTGTTGTTTGAAAATTTAGGCATAGTTTAATATAATTCGCTGGTTTCTAAGGATTTTCTCCGACTTCATCCCATGGAATGAGTTAATGTCACTCATATCATTTAAGTGTTTTCATCAAATACAATAGTCTGCATGAAAGTACATTGTTTATATTCAGCCCCAATTTCATCTAAAACAGCAGTAGCACTGCACTTCCAGTTTGCACAATGAGATCCTTTGATAGTGCTTGGTATTTTCTACAGCCAGGTAATTAAAAtcctcttttttcatttcaagaTAGTTGACTCTACCCCAGTCCTAATGTTAGATTTTTTGGGGTCACTTACAAGTATTTGATTCCATGGATCTGGAAGGTAGCCTCATATTTTTTTAGGCTTAGTGGCTCTGTTAAGGAGGGAAAAAACGTGTAAGCATTTAGGTTCTGATCTGTGATATTCTCCATGGTTATAGAATCGTCCCATTACTCGATCTCCTATggatttaatgaaaatttaaaggcTGATTTTACTAATAGAGTATACAGTGTATGTTTCATAATCTTTGTAGTGTCCTAATACCTTCTTTGgcttcctatttttttcctctccaattCTTATTTAGAAGGTCCATCTTGTATGTCCAGTCATTGTGTCCTAATTGAACAAGTGGAGGCCAGTGGTCACACCAGTGTATATGAAATAAGTGGTCagtgaccttttttaaaaaagtgaggcATCTCACTGTCTTTTCCTGTTTGAAATTACAACAGTGTAATTGTGCCTATTTAGAAAAAGGTGAGTTTTGAAATACTAAGTGTGGGGTTGGACTCTAGGCCTGTGACTTCTAGCTGTATTTGGATAAATCACTAAACCTCATAAAGTCCCATTTCCTTCTCTAAGAAATGGTAGTTATAATGTCTGCCATGACTACATAGTAGGGTTGAGAATCAAGTGAATGAATACGTATGAATTTGATTGAAAACCATAAAACCCAGTGCAAGATGGCAGCAATATTACAAAATAATCTGTCAAACCTCTGCAACAGGTTTTGAACTAGCTTGTGATAGATGTACTTTTTGCTTAGGCTACCTCTTTTATGATAAGTTAACTGCTGTTTAAGTTAGGTTGCTCTGAGGCTCTCTGTCACAAGGCAAGTAGCAAATGGAGAGAGTGCTAATATTAGTAGATTTTACTGGTGTCAGAGGGTATATTCATGGGGTTTCCATTGATTGATATGCTACCTTTGAAATTTCTTTACCACCTCTCACAATTCAGTAGTTCTTCTGTTTTATGCGTATTAGGTTTGTCCAATGAATAAGTCTCCGTATGTGGATCCTCATAAATCGGGGCATGAAATCTGGGAAGAATTTTCGATGAGCTTCACCCCAGCAGTGAAGGAAGTGGTGGAGTTTGCAAAGCGTATTCCCGGCTTCAGAGATCTCTCTCAACATGACCAGGTCAACCTTTTAAAGGCTGGGACTTTCGAGGTAGGTTTTATTTATCCTGAATATTGATACAGGGCaaggtagtattttattttattttattattattttttttaaacgaatttatttattttggctgtgttgggtcttggttgctatacgtgggctttctctagttgcagtgagcaggcttctcattgcggtggcttctcttgtggagcacaggctctaggtgcgcgggcttcagttgttgtggcacgcgggcttcagtagttgtggcacgcgggctctagagcgcaggctcaatagttgtggcgcacgggcttagttgccccgtggcatgcggggtcttcccggaccagggctcgaacccttgtcccctgcattggcaggcaggttcttaaccactgtgccacagggaagtcGAAGGTAGTATTTTACTTTGATCCTTTTCTCAACAACTGTTTATAGTCCAGAGGCTGAAAATACCAACAAAAGAATGACCATCTCAGGATCTTGGGAAAAGACAAGGTAAAGGCCGAGTTACTTAGGACTTTAAATACAAATGGACTGTATTTGCAGCACATGAACTCCAAGTTCTAGAATCGCCTTCAGGTGTGGACTTGGTGGGTTCCCCGAGTTAGACACCTCCTGATAGCCTAACCCAGCGTTTACCATGTTCAGTACTGGACACGAAGGGTAGACAGACGGTGGTTTTTGTCTCCTAGGAGGTGGTAGGGTATTTGGGAGTCGTTTCAGACATCTCTTACGTACCACTGTGGATCTTCATGGCCTCGCCTCACTCCAGGATCCTTGGCTGCTTTTGCTACTCCACTTTCTCTGCTGTGGTGCCTTCTGCCTGGGCCTGGGGCAGCCCGTGTTGCCAATTTGAGGAGGATGCAGACAGAGCCTCTCGCTGTGCTTGCTTAGGGACCTCTCACCTGTCTgccccggggcttccctgctgcTGCTGAGGTGGGAGAAGTCTCAGCACTCGCTCAGCACTCACGTAGGCATTATCCTGaaaggcagggggtgggtgggacaTTGACGCCGGTGGGCCCAGTCTTTGATCAGCAGGGAAAGGGAGCTGGGGGAAGATCTTCACTTCCCCGGAGGGTCCCACGGGATCGGGCTCTCAGTTGTTCTTGATGTCAGGTGGTGTCCAGCTTAGCAGTATGTCCTCTGATACTGACTCTCTTTCCTTTccatctcatttcctttttcttaactCCTGTTGTTTTCACATGTGCCAGTGCACATCCCATATAAACCCTTGCCTTCGGTTCTATTCTTTGGGGCACCTGAGCTAGAACAGAGAagatgtttttgtaaataaaatagctGTGATAGAATTCCAAAGAAACACCTATAGGTTAGGGTTTTCAGttcaaaggaaaatattagaCTTAAGGTTTAAAGTCAGAAGGGATGTCAGAGATCAAGTTCAATTCACCCAGTTTTGAGGTTAGATAACTACGGCCTAGAGAGGTGCAGAACTTTTCTTTCCTGGGTTACCAGTAAATTCATAACATAGTCAGGACTAGAACACAAATCTCTCACTCCAGGACTTGTGTTCTTTTCACCTTGTGATTTGTCTGAGGATTGCTGTGTTGTAGCGCTAGCACCATCTTAGAAGGCTCTCTCTCTTTTGGGTTGTCTTGGGTAAAACAAGTCTTTGCTTGGGAGCATTGCAAAGGGCAGGTGTTTGTTCAGTGTTCCTCTGGTTATGAGAGGAATATGTGACCTAGATGTTACCGTTTACTATAGTGGAGGGAGTGCTGCAGGTTAGCAGTTGTTGACTGGTTTGGTCTGCAGGTTAGCAGTTGTTGACTGGTTTGGTCTGGATTTCCATTATACCTTGATGTCTGGAGCACCTGCTACCATAGTTTTCTTTGTGTATTGTCTCTTTGGGTTGTGCTTTCTTAAAATAGACTATGATTAGAGTTCGTCTGCTGCATTTGCCTTGGTTGCATttggtgtttgtgtgtttccaagTGTTGTTGCATTGAAATACTGCTCTTTTTACTTAGGGCTTAGAGACCATATGATACACTTGGTAGCTTAAAGAGTTTGCTAAATGCCTTTGGCCAAGGCCCAGTTTCAAATTTCTTGGCATTATTGCCTGCTTTAATTTCGGGTTTTGGGCTTTTTTTTGCCTGCTTTAATTTTGAATTTACATTTCAGAATCTTTATTAATAGTTTCAGAGTATCACAGGACTTGAGTATTTTGCCCCTGGTGGCTGGAATTTTTTTGATGCTCTTCCTAGAGTATTTATCGCTTTGGTGGAGATTTTGTCTTAAGCAAATGGTTCTGGGTAAAAATAAACTCACTTTTTCTTCTACAACTCTTCTTTTATGTGTAGGATGTCTCTTAACTGACTTGAATACTGAGTTATTTTTTAGTATTACTATTGAACTTCTCCAGATACAtttaagtctttttctttttccaggtttTAATGGTACGGTTTGCATCATTATTTGACGCAAAGGAACGTACTGTCACCTTTTTAAGTGGAAAGAAGTATAGTGTGGATGATTTACACTCAATGGGAGCAGGGGATCTGCTAAACTCTATGTTTGAATTTAGTGAGAAGCTAAATGCCCTCCAACTCAGTGATGAAGAGATGAGTCTGTTCACAGCAGTTGTCCTGGTTTCTGCAGGTAAGGAAGCTGCTCGACAGTTGTGTGACACCTGGAATATAGTGACCAAGTGGGGAGAAGGTGGCAGTCGGCTAGGTTCTGGCAAGCTATGTAGAGGGGAGAAGGCCTTAGGAAATATGCTAAACTATGAATCTGTTATTTTtgcataattaaattttttttttttaatcatggcaGTAAAAGTCACAAGTGCTGTATAGGGATAAAAGGATGTTTAGATCTGGGCCTCACATATACCACTCTTAGTCTTTAGCTtttgttcataattttttatgAGTCTAAAGTGTTATttcatggatttattttttggaaCATTGTGTATTTCTAGGTAGATGGTTATAATATGAATCTAAGTTTTGGTTAAAATATTATGTGGGTTACTTGAAAATGTTACAAGTATCAAGATGTATTACTGTGTTTTGTTACAAAAATCAGAGAATTATGAGTTGTAGGCTCTCACCCAGCTTTGCTACTGAACTTTCTGTGTGACTTGGTAAGTAATTTTCTCTCTTTGAGTCTCGGTTTCCTTATGCTGTGAAAGGAAGGGATTGTACCATGGGAGCCTCCAAGGTTGTTGAATCCTatcatttaatgtttatttatatgaGTCATTGATGGTGTTTCCCAATTTCCCTGCCACCTTGCATTGTATTGCAGTTATTTCTGACCAAAGTATTTCAACTCAGACGGTACTTAGTAAGGCAGAGATTATTCCCCATAGCAAATTGGAAATTGAGCCGGTGACTTTCTTGGGGACATGTAAGAAAGTGCCAGCCATTTTTAGGTATCGCtaactttattttaaaccatTTGTTGAGAattagacagtttttttttttttttttttggtacgcgggcctctcactgctgtggcctctcccgctgcggagcacaggctccggacgcgcaggcctagaggccatggctcacgggcccagccgctccgccgcggcatgtgggatcctcctggaccagggcacgaacccgtgtcccctgcatcggcaggcggaccctcaaccactgtgccaccagggaagccctaggcagtATTTTGATATTACTTGCTTTAAGTTTCCCATTTGCTTCCTACTGTGTAAAAGACCTTGTGCTGAACACTGTGAGGGTTGTAAAGTATAAGTTGTGGCCCCTGGTTATGTGGCTGGACTGTAAGTCAGTAACTCTTACGTCAGCGATCCTTAAGGAGAGGAAGCTCTTTGTATATCTTAAAGGGCCTGTTGCACGTCAGTGGTATAAAAAACTTACGCCATTTGCAGGCATTATTTGGCTACCTTTTCTGATCAGCTCTACCTGGGTAGCTAAAAATGCACTTATGGGAGTAGTTTGGATGGACTGTGTCAGTGAGGGATGCCTGGTTTCTTAGTAACCTTGTAATGCTTCTTGCACTTACCTACCATTTCGCAGTCTCTTCATGAGTAATTAGTAATGGTTTGAGTTGTCATCAGATTACTAAATCTTTAATTGTGAAATAAAGGTAATCCATACTCGGTAACTTCTTTATCTGATGAATATGCCTTAAGTGCCAGGTGCTCGGGGGAGACAGAACAAGCATTAAGACACCGGCTTTGTGTTCCATTTGGAGAGACGGAACCAACACAGAAAGCTTTGTGTTACTAAACTGCTTGGTTCCGACTGAGGTAGGTAGGAGTTCAGGAAGGAAGATGAGGTCATCTGAGAAGGCTTTGTGGGGAGGATGGGGTATTAGGTTTTCCCAGCCAGAGGCGAGGGATGGCATGGGGCGGGGCCAAAGCCTGGGGTGCTCGTcgaggaggagggggcagaaggCTCGGGGTGAGGGGAGCACCAGGTTATAGAGTGACAGCTGGCGAGCTGAACAGAAGAGCTTCACCTGGAATACGGGGCAGTGGGAAGTCAGTGTAACTTCCTAAGTAGGGGAATGGTCTGGCATGAACAAAGCCACGCTTTAACCTTACTTCTGCGTTTCTGTCCTGGGTGGATTAGACAGGTGAGTCATCAGAGCTGGAGAGTCAGGTCGAGAGGCTGTTGAAATACCTCCAGGAATGAGGCAGTGGAGTGAACTCTCCTGAAATAGGCTGTGGCagaggaggggggaaggagggactgTGTCCCCGAGGAAGttcaggggaagaaaagaaggccAAGGGGTAAAGGGGAGCTCTCTGCCGGCACCGTGCTACTTCAGTTGTGTTTTCCACCAGGAACGTGAtttttatgtttcaaattttaatttcgaAAAAGCCTTCTTTTGTTATCTGATCCTAAGAATAATATGGGTTCtttgagaaattagaaaacattaagatgaaaataaagatgataatatCACTACCAAGAAAGACCACTGTTAGCATTA
This window harbors:
- the NR1D2 gene encoding nuclear receptor subfamily 1 group D member 2, which encodes MEVNAGGVIAYISSSSSASSPASCHSEGSENSFQSSSVPSSPASTNADNNGNPKNGHLSNSEGILKDDRIDCSMKTSKSSASGMTKSHSSVTKFSGMVLLCKVCGDVASGFHYGVHACEGCKVKVFFRRSIQQNIQYKKCLKNENCSIMRMNRNRCQQCRFKKCLSVGMSRDAVRFGRIPKREKQRMLIEMQSAMKTMMNSQFSGHLQNDQLVEHHEQTALPAQEQLRPKPQLEQENIKSSSPSSDFAKEEVIGMVTRAHKDTFMYNQEQRENSAETVQPQRERIPKNMEQYNLNHDRCGSGLSSHFPCSESQQHLGGQYKGRNVMHYANGHAICITNGHCVNFSNAYTQRVCDRVSIDGCSQNENENSYLCNTGGRMHLVCPMNKSPYVDPHKSGHEIWEEFSMSFTPAVKEVVEFAKRIPGFRDLSQHDQVNLLKAGTFEVLMVRFASLFDAKERTVTFLSGKKYSVDDLHSMGAGDLLNSMFEFSEKLNALQLSDEEMSLFTAVVLVSADRSGIENVNSVEALQETLIRALRTLIMKNHPNEASIFTKLLLKLPDLRSLNNMHSEELLAFKVHP